One Pseudomonas tolaasii NCPPB 2192 genomic window carries:
- a CDS encoding heparinase II/III family protein, which translates to MSTALIHRVTRLYHTIKVLQPKQIGYRLYYRFAKVRPFAAGGFNRRPHIALATAPRWKPSPFNVDEQFEFMGLVAPIDWHDETRPKIWQYNLHYLDHLASSTSASADFDRRLINSWIANNPAFKGCGWEPYTLSLRIVNLIKWLQAQPSLEPHWLDSLATQTHALSEQVEYHILANHLFVNAKALVFAGSFLEGVQADRWLSKGLKILDAQVKEQFLADGAHYELSPMYHASLLWDMCDLLNLASHSELPALNTRQNEWKRVIEKGLGWLRSLQHPDGGIPFFNDSAFGIAPTLLDIEKYALELGCLPTTASPVNERIAAQHHADSGYVSINWGDQCKALLNIAQIAPAYQPGHAHADTLSFELSLFGHRVFVNSGTSQYGEDAERHRQRSTAAHNTVEVNDQSSSEVWAGFRVARRARATLSNLEQGGDTVHVRGSHDGYRRLPGKNVHSREWVAKAGELQVMDSLSGPFDRAVSRLFLHPDTHAVQQGNSVNITLPGGQVVVATFEGAVQINLVSSTWHPEFGTSVSNQCIVAEMSTDRLTTRITW; encoded by the coding sequence ATGAGTACTGCGTTAATACACCGAGTCACCAGGCTCTACCACACGATCAAAGTGCTGCAGCCGAAGCAGATTGGCTATCGCCTGTACTACCGCTTCGCCAAAGTGCGGCCTTTTGCGGCCGGCGGTTTTAACCGGCGTCCACACATAGCACTGGCAACAGCACCTCGCTGGAAACCATCCCCCTTCAACGTCGATGAACAGTTTGAGTTCATGGGGCTGGTGGCGCCGATTGATTGGCACGATGAAACGCGGCCTAAAATCTGGCAATACAACCTGCATTACCTGGATCACTTGGCCTCCTCGACCTCGGCATCCGCAGACTTCGATCGGCGGCTGATAAACAGCTGGATCGCCAACAACCCGGCCTTCAAAGGATGCGGCTGGGAACCGTATACGCTCTCCTTGCGTATCGTGAACCTGATCAAGTGGCTGCAGGCGCAACCGTCTCTGGAGCCTCATTGGCTGGACAGTCTGGCAACGCAAACACACGCACTGTCCGAACAGGTCGAATATCACATCCTCGCCAACCATTTGTTCGTCAATGCCAAGGCGCTGGTATTTGCCGGCAGTTTTCTGGAAGGCGTGCAGGCTGACCGCTGGCTGTCGAAGGGGCTGAAGATCCTCGATGCACAGGTCAAGGAACAGTTTCTTGCGGACGGGGCGCACTATGAACTCTCGCCCATGTACCACGCCTCCCTGCTGTGGGATATGTGCGACCTGCTGAACCTGGCCAGCCACAGCGAACTGCCGGCGCTGAACACTCGTCAGAACGAGTGGAAACGCGTGATAGAGAAAGGCCTGGGCTGGCTGCGCAGCCTCCAGCATCCGGATGGCGGCATTCCATTCTTCAATGACTCGGCATTCGGCATTGCGCCGACGCTGCTTGATATTGAAAAGTACGCGCTGGAGCTGGGATGCCTTCCGACGACTGCCTCGCCCGTCAATGAGAGGATTGCCGCCCAACACCACGCCGACAGTGGCTATGTGTCGATCAACTGGGGTGATCAATGCAAGGCGCTGCTGAACATCGCGCAAATAGCCCCCGCTTATCAACCCGGTCACGCCCACGCGGACACGCTCAGTTTCGAACTCAGCCTGTTTGGCCACCGCGTGTTCGTCAACTCCGGAACCTCGCAGTACGGTGAAGACGCCGAGCGTCACCGCCAACGCAGTACCGCTGCGCACAACACCGTAGAAGTCAATGACCAAAGCTCCTCCGAAGTATGGGCAGGCTTCAGGGTGGCGCGGCGTGCCCGCGCAACCTTGAGTAACCTCGAACAAGGTGGTGACACTGTGCACGTCCGTGGCAGTCATGACGGCTATCGCCGTCTGCCGGGGAAAAATGTGCACAGCCGCGAATGGGTCGCCAAGGCCGGTGAGTTACAGGTTATGGACTCCCTTTCAGGCCCGTTCGATCGAGCCGTGTCCCGGCTATTTCTGCACCCCGATACACACGCGGTTCAACAGGGCAATTCGGTGAATATCACCCTGCCCGGCGGCCAAGTCGTAGTCGCAACCTTCGAGGGCGCGGTCCAAATCAATCTGGTGTCTTCCACATGGCATCCGGAATTCGGCACATCTGTTTCCAATCAGTGCATCGTCGCTGAAATGTCGACAGACAGACTGACCACCCGCATAACCTGGTGA